One window of Mesorhizobium sp. WSM4904 genomic DNA carries:
- a CDS encoding RidA family protein, producing MHTILQPKGWAKPIGYANGVAARGRLVFVGGQVGWNAECRFETDDFVGQVRQTLANIVTVLAEAGGEPQHITSMTWYFTDKAEYLANLKGIGAAYRAVIGRHFPAMAAMQVMALVEDRAKVEIQATAVIPE from the coding sequence ATGCACACCATCCTGCAGCCGAAAGGCTGGGCCAAGCCGATCGGCTACGCCAATGGCGTCGCGGCGCGCGGACGCCTCGTGTTCGTCGGCGGCCAGGTCGGCTGGAACGCCGAATGTCGTTTCGAAACCGACGACTTCGTCGGCCAGGTGCGCCAGACGCTCGCCAACATCGTCACGGTGCTGGCCGAAGCGGGCGGAGAGCCGCAGCACATCACGTCGATGACCTGGTATTTCACCGACAAGGCCGAATATCTCGCCAATCTCAAAGGAATCGGCGCGGCCTACCGCGCCGTCATCGGCCGGCATTTCCCGGCGATGGCCGCCATGCAGGTGATGGCGCTGGTTGAGGATCGGGCGAAGGTCGAGATACAGGCTACGGCGGTTATACCGGAGTGA
- a CDS encoding enoyl-CoA hydratase family protein — MSAMAKLKPKHFLWEVEGRVARIRLDRPERKNPLTFDSYAELRDTFRELVYAEDVDAVVFLPNGGNFCSGGDVHDIIGPLVKMDMKALLAFTRMTGDFVRAMLNCGKPIISAVDGVAVGAGAIIAMASDIRVATPEAKTAFLFTRVGLAGCDMGACAILPRIIGQGRAAELLYTGRTMSAAEGERWGFYNRLVDAATLEADALDMAARIVSGPTFAHGITKTQLNQEWSMSLDQAIEAEAQAQAICMRTGDFERAYKAFVAKEKPVFEGN, encoded by the coding sequence ATGAGCGCCATGGCCAAGCTCAAGCCGAAGCACTTCCTCTGGGAGGTCGAAGGCCGGGTCGCAAGGATCCGGCTCGACCGCCCGGAGCGCAAGAACCCGCTGACCTTCGACAGCTACGCCGAGCTGCGCGACACGTTTCGCGAGCTCGTTTATGCCGAGGATGTCGACGCCGTGGTGTTCCTGCCCAATGGCGGCAATTTCTGCTCGGGCGGCGATGTCCACGACATCATCGGCCCGCTGGTCAAGATGGATATGAAGGCGCTGCTCGCCTTCACGCGCATGACCGGCGACTTCGTCAGGGCGATGCTCAACTGCGGCAAGCCGATCATCTCGGCAGTCGACGGCGTCGCGGTCGGCGCCGGCGCGATCATCGCCATGGCTTCCGATATCCGCGTCGCCACGCCTGAGGCAAAGACGGCTTTCCTGTTCACCCGCGTCGGGCTTGCCGGCTGCGACATGGGCGCCTGCGCGATCCTGCCGCGCATCATCGGCCAGGGCCGCGCCGCCGAGCTGCTCTACACCGGCCGCACCATGAGCGCTGCCGAAGGCGAGCGCTGGGGGTTCTACAATCGCCTGGTCGATGCGGCGACGCTCGAGGCGGACGCGCTCGATATGGCGGCGCGCATCGTCTCCGGGCCGACCTTTGCGCATGGCATCACCAAGACGCAGCTCAACCAGGAATGGTCGATGAGCCTCGACCAGGCGATCGAGGCGGAAGCGCAGGCGCAGGCGATCTGCATGCGGACCGGCGATTTCGAGCGGGCGTACAAGGCGTTCGTGGCGAAAGAGAAGCCGGTGTTCGAGGGGAATTGA
- a CDS encoding ATP-binding cassette domain-containing protein, which yields MAEPLFSVRGLKVALPDMTRKPLIGRAPLAEILKGLDFDLPKGSVTGIVGESGSGKSTLGRALVRLIEPSAGAINFEGRDISHLSEAELRPLRRDLQMIFQDPMSSLNPRHTIFNIIAAPLRQNGLGDRLKERVAEALQRVGLPQNFAGRYRHELSGGQRQRVGIARALALSPKFVLADEIVSGLDVSTQAQILTLLEKLAAEMGLTVAFISHDLSVIRRLCQQVIVMREGRIVEASATDALFDDPQEAYTRDLLAAIPLPEIDADWLRPPAKAPV from the coding sequence ATGGCTGAGCCGCTGTTTTCCGTGCGCGGGCTGAAGGTGGCGCTGCCCGACATGACGCGCAAGCCGCTGATCGGCCGCGCGCCGCTGGCCGAGATCCTCAAGGGACTGGACTTCGACCTGCCCAAGGGATCGGTAACCGGCATCGTCGGCGAGTCCGGCTCGGGCAAGTCGACGCTCGGCCGCGCGCTGGTGCGGCTGATCGAGCCAAGCGCGGGAGCCATCAACTTCGAAGGACGCGACATCAGCCATCTTTCGGAAGCCGAGCTCCGGCCGCTTCGCCGCGATCTGCAGATGATCTTCCAGGATCCGATGTCGTCGCTCAATCCGCGACACACGATCTTCAACATCATTGCCGCGCCGCTCAGGCAGAACGGGCTTGGCGACAGGCTCAAGGAGCGCGTGGCGGAAGCCTTGCAGCGTGTCGGCCTGCCGCAGAATTTCGCCGGCCGCTACCGCCACGAGCTGTCCGGCGGCCAGCGCCAGCGCGTCGGCATCGCCAGGGCGCTGGCGCTGTCGCCGAAATTCGTGCTGGCTGACGAGATCGTCTCCGGCCTCGACGTCTCGACACAAGCGCAGATCCTGACGCTGCTGGAGAAACTAGCGGCCGAGATGGGACTGACGGTCGCCTTCATCAGCCACGACCTGTCGGTGATCCGGCGGCTCTGCCAGCAGGTCATCGTCATGCGCGAAGGCAGGATCGTCGAGGCCAGCGCCACCGACGCGCTGTTCGACGATCCGCAGGAGGCCTACACGCGCGACCTGCTCGCCGCCATTCCGCTGCCTGAGATCGACGCGGACTGGCTGCGGCCGCCTGCCAAGGCGCCTGTGTGA
- a CDS encoding aminotransferase class V-fold PLP-dependent enzyme, which produces MSGYFLYHSIGTFPGKAERMATALTEFSNIWSAGDDGQWPAALAARQRFIDAWTRLIEAPRGTLTTAENVTAALYSLIGGLPAVRPVGKRLLVAGDCFPSLHFLLAGLAERFGFTLDTVPLRPGENWVRDEDFIARWQEDVGLALITFVTSTASHRCDVGRLAAHGRAMGSIVGVDVTQGIGVAPFSVAATPVDFVVSTSLKWLCGSSGAGILQITPDLLTTCRPELRGWFSQPNPFSWDLDAFTYADDARRFDHGTPAILASVASLPGLEWVEKTGIDAIRAQNAMLVERIINAALDNGWAVRSPLDAKERGGSVMLGLPQGAEPAKIVASLRNERLYCDARGTTLRLSPGMVTTEAATEALIARLKEHIGSRRRRAS; this is translated from the coding sequence ATGTCCGGCTATTTTCTCTACCATTCGATCGGCACTTTCCCCGGCAAGGCCGAGCGGATGGCCACCGCGCTGACGGAGTTTTCCAACATCTGGTCGGCGGGGGATGATGGCCAATGGCCGGCCGCGCTTGCCGCGCGGCAGCGCTTCATCGATGCCTGGACGCGGCTGATCGAGGCGCCGCGGGGCACGCTCACCACTGCCGAAAATGTCACCGCCGCGCTCTACAGCCTGATCGGCGGCCTGCCGGCCGTGCGCCCGGTGGGAAAACGCCTGCTGGTTGCCGGCGACTGTTTTCCGAGCCTGCATTTCCTGCTCGCCGGTCTCGCCGAGCGCTTCGGGTTCACGCTCGACACGGTGCCGCTGCGGCCAGGCGAAAACTGGGTGCGCGACGAGGATTTCATCGCCCGCTGGCAGGAAGACGTCGGGCTGGCGCTGATCACCTTCGTCACCTCGACGGCCTCGCACCGCTGCGATGTCGGGCGGCTCGCCGCGCATGGCCGCGCCATGGGCAGCATCGTCGGCGTCGACGTCACGCAAGGCATCGGCGTCGCGCCGTTTTCCGTGGCAGCGACGCCGGTCGATTTCGTCGTCTCGACATCGCTGAAATGGCTGTGCGGTTCCTCCGGCGCCGGCATCCTGCAAATCACCCCCGACCTGCTCACGACCTGTCGGCCGGAGCTGCGCGGCTGGTTCAGCCAGCCGAACCCGTTCTCCTGGGACCTCGACGCCTTCACCTATGCCGACGATGCGCGCCGCTTCGACCACGGCACGCCGGCGATCCTCGCAAGCGTGGCCTCGCTGCCCGGGCTGGAATGGGTGGAGAAGACCGGCATCGACGCCATCCGCGCGCAGAATGCAATGCTCGTCGAGCGCATCATCAACGCCGCTCTGGACAATGGCTGGGCGGTCCGCTCGCCACTCGATGCCAAGGAACGCGGCGGCAGCGTCATGCTCGGCCTGCCGCAAGGCGCAGAGCCGGCAAAGATCGTCGCTTCGCTGCGCAACGAGCGGCTTTACTGCGATGCGCGTGGCACGACGCTGAGGCTGTCGCCGGGCATGGTCACGACGGAGGCGGCGACCGAAGCGCTGATCGCGCGGCTCAAGGAGCATATCGGTTCGCGGCGGCGCCGCGCATCCTGA
- a CDS encoding VOC family protein: MNYATRGTMVAAILLGAMGAASADSIPGMRGHDHTGITVPDMKQAVGFFTDVVGCKKAMSFGPFADDKGTFMQDLLGVDPKAVIEEITMVRCGTGSNIELFKYTAPDQKNLQPKNSDIGGFHIAFYVDDVAAAKTYLDAKGVKTRLGPLPVKEGPAAGQTIIYFQAPWGLQLEAISYPQGMAYEKGAETVLWSPKDPTK; this comes from the coding sequence ATGAACTACGCAACCCGCGGCACGATGGTCGCCGCGATCCTGCTCGGCGCAATGGGAGCGGCCTCGGCCGACTCGATACCCGGCATGCGCGGCCACGACCACACCGGCATCACCGTGCCCGACATGAAACAGGCCGTCGGCTTCTTCACCGATGTCGTCGGCTGCAAGAAGGCGATGTCGTTCGGTCCGTTCGCCGACGACAAGGGCACCTTCATGCAGGACCTGCTCGGCGTCGATCCGAAGGCGGTGATCGAGGAGATCACCATGGTCCGCTGCGGCACGGGATCGAACATCGAGTTGTTCAAATATACGGCACCGGACCAGAAGAACCTGCAGCCGAAGAACAGCGACATAGGCGGCTTCCACATCGCCTTCTATGTCGACGACGTCGCCGCGGCGAAAACCTACCTCGACGCCAAAGGCGTGAAGACCAGGCTGGGGCCGCTGCCGGTCAAGGAAGGGCCGGCGGCCGGCCAAACCATCATCTATTTCCAGGCGCCCTGGGGATTGCAGCTCGAAGCAATCAGCTACCCGCAAGGCATGGCCTACGAGAAGGGCGCGGAGACTGTGCTGTGGAGCCCGAAGGATCCGACCAAGTGA
- a CDS encoding ABC transporter substrate-binding protein: MLKRLGLIGVIIAAGVAFAAPAFADKIMVGAYPANPPWEYKTDSGGFEGFEIDVANDVAKRIGAEVEFQDLGFQALFAATASGRIDFAVSSISVTKERLQNQGFTQAYYDSDGTIVGKADSTIKSLDDLKGKTIGVIAGSTGEAYMKENAAKLGVAETKSYNAQQDLLLDVQNGRIDGGAGELAGFLFAIKQMPALKILVRIPTGERFAMMTKKGHPLLEKVNDAISEMKKDGTMAAIHKKWFGVDPEAGTSTVTPGPIPQ; encoded by the coding sequence ATGTTGAAACGTCTAGGACTGATTGGGGTGATCATCGCCGCAGGCGTCGCCTTCGCGGCACCTGCCTTTGCCGACAAGATCATGGTTGGCGCCTACCCGGCCAACCCGCCATGGGAATACAAGACCGATTCCGGCGGCTTCGAAGGTTTCGAGATCGACGTCGCCAACGATGTCGCCAAGCGCATCGGCGCCGAGGTCGAATTCCAGGATCTCGGCTTCCAGGCGCTGTTTGCGGCAACCGCTTCGGGCCGCATCGACTTTGCCGTCTCCTCGATCTCGGTGACCAAGGAGCGGCTGCAGAACCAGGGCTTCACGCAAGCCTATTACGACAGCGACGGCACCATCGTCGGCAAGGCGGATTCCACCATCAAGTCGCTCGACGACCTCAAGGGCAAGACCATCGGCGTCATCGCCGGCTCCACCGGCGAGGCCTACATGAAGGAAAACGCCGCCAAGCTCGGCGTCGCCGAGACCAAGAGCTACAACGCCCAGCAGGACCTTTTGCTCGACGTGCAGAACGGCCGCATCGACGGCGGCGCCGGCGAGCTCGCCGGCTTCCTGTTCGCCATCAAGCAGATGCCGGCGCTGAAGATCCTGGTCCGCATCCCGACCGGCGAGCGCTTCGCGATGATGACCAAGAAGGGCCATCCGCTGCTGGAGAAGGTCAACGACGCCATCAGCGAAATGAAGAAGGACGGCACGATGGCCGCGATCCACAAGAAGTGGTTCGGCGTCGATCCGGAGGCCGGTACCAGCACGGTGACGCCGGGCCCTATCCCGCAGTAA
- a CDS encoding bifunctional salicylyl-CoA 5-hydroxylase/oxidoreductase — protein MKVAVLGGGPAGLYFAISLKLRDAAHEVTVYERNRPDDTFGWGVVLSAETLENLTRNDPVSAVWIKKHFAYWDDIAVIHDGVRTVSTGHGFCGIGRKRLLILLQRRARELGIKMMFETEISDPRPFMETHDLVVASDGLNSRSRAAFADVFKPDIDTRKCKFVWLGTTQKFDDAFTFIFEKTEHGWVWAHAYQFDSETATFIVECSQQTWERFGFGAMTQQESIAVCERIFEKHLGGHPLMTNANHIRGSAWINFPRVLCERWSHKNLALMGDAAASAHFSIGSGTKLALESAVALADYVESEPDLEAAFRKYEDARRTEVLKLQSAARNSLEWFEEVERYLGLDPVQFNYSLLTRSQRISHENLRLRDAEWLAGAEEWFQRKAGAGGNSLRRAPMFAPFRLRDMALSNRIVVSPMAQYKAVDGCPTDWHFAHYAERAKGGAGLVYIEMTCVSPEGRITPGCPGFYKPEHEVAWKRLVDFVHAETEAKICAQIGHSGAKGSTRLGWEGTDEPLASGNWPVMAPSAVPWSPQNQVPKAMDRADMDVVRDQFVAAAKMAGRCGFDMLEIHAAHGYLLSAFITPLTNRRTDDYGGSLENRMRYPLEIFHAVRAVWPAEKPISMRISANDWVGIEGVTPADAVEIAKLLHHAGVDLCDVSAGQTTIAAKPIYGRMFQTPFSDRIRNEVGMATMAVGNIYEPDHANSILMAGRADLVALARPHLTDPYWTLHAAVTLGDRGVKWPDPYLRGRDQIYRLAEREAAAGLKV, from the coding sequence ATGAAGGTTGCGGTTCTCGGCGGCGGACCGGCCGGACTCTACTTTGCCATCTCGCTGAAATTGCGCGATGCCGCGCATGAGGTGACGGTCTATGAACGCAACCGCCCGGACGACACGTTCGGCTGGGGTGTAGTGCTATCAGCCGAGACGCTGGAGAACCTGACCAGGAACGACCCGGTCAGCGCCGTCTGGATCAAGAAGCATTTCGCCTATTGGGACGACATCGCCGTCATCCATGACGGCGTGCGCACCGTCTCCACCGGCCACGGCTTCTGCGGCATCGGCCGCAAGCGGCTCCTGATCCTGCTGCAGCGGCGAGCGCGTGAGCTCGGCATCAAGATGATGTTCGAGACGGAGATTTCCGACCCGAGGCCGTTCATGGAAACGCATGACCTGGTGGTCGCGTCCGACGGGCTGAACTCGAGGTCACGCGCGGCTTTCGCCGATGTCTTCAAGCCGGACATCGACACCCGCAAGTGCAAGTTCGTGTGGCTCGGCACGACGCAGAAATTCGACGACGCCTTCACCTTCATCTTCGAGAAAACGGAGCATGGCTGGGTGTGGGCGCATGCCTACCAGTTCGACAGCGAGACCGCGACATTCATCGTCGAGTGCAGTCAGCAAACGTGGGAGCGCTTCGGCTTCGGCGCGATGACGCAGCAGGAGTCGATCGCGGTCTGCGAGCGCATCTTCGAAAAACATCTCGGCGGCCATCCGCTGATGACCAACGCCAACCACATTCGCGGTTCGGCCTGGATCAACTTCCCGCGCGTGCTGTGCGAGCGCTGGTCGCACAAGAACCTGGCGCTGATGGGCGATGCCGCGGCCAGCGCCCATTTCTCGATCGGCTCCGGCACCAAGCTCGCGCTCGAAAGCGCGGTGGCGCTCGCGGACTATGTCGAGTCCGAGCCCGACCTCGAGGCCGCCTTCCGCAAATACGAAGACGCGCGGCGCACCGAGGTGCTCAAGCTGCAATCGGCGGCGCGTAACTCACTCGAATGGTTTGAGGAGGTGGAACGCTATCTCGGATTAGATCCTGTTCAGTTCAACTATTCGCTGCTCACCCGCTCGCAGCGCATCAGCCACGAGAACCTTCGTCTGCGCGACGCCGAATGGCTGGCGGGCGCCGAAGAGTGGTTCCAGCGCAAGGCCGGCGCCGGCGGCAACAGCTTACGCCGCGCGCCGATGTTCGCGCCGTTCAGGCTGCGCGACATGGCGCTCAGCAACCGCATCGTCGTCTCGCCGATGGCGCAGTACAAGGCGGTCGACGGCTGCCCGACAGACTGGCATTTCGCTCACTATGCCGAGCGCGCCAAGGGAGGCGCCGGTCTGGTCTATATCGAGATGACCTGCGTCAGCCCGGAAGGACGCATCACGCCCGGATGCCCCGGCTTCTACAAGCCGGAACACGAGGTCGCCTGGAAGCGCCTGGTCGATTTCGTCCATGCCGAGACCGAGGCGAAAATCTGCGCCCAGATCGGCCATTCCGGCGCCAAGGGCTCGACCCGCCTCGGCTGGGAAGGAACCGACGAGCCGCTCGCCTCCGGCAACTGGCCGGTCATGGCGCCGTCGGCGGTGCCATGGTCGCCGCAGAACCAGGTGCCGAAGGCGATGGACCGCGCCGACATGGACGTCGTGCGCGACCAGTTCGTCGCTGCGGCTAAGATGGCCGGGCGCTGCGGTTTCGACATGCTGGAGATCCATGCCGCGCATGGCTATCTGCTCTCCGCTTTCATCACGCCGCTCACCAACAGGCGCACCGACGACTATGGCGGCTCGCTTGAAAACCGCATGCGCTATCCATTGGAGATCTTCCATGCGGTGCGCGCGGTGTGGCCGGCCGAGAAGCCGATCTCCATGCGCATCTCCGCCAATGACTGGGTGGGCATCGAGGGCGTCACGCCGGCCGACGCGGTCGAGATCGCAAAGTTGCTACATCACGCAGGCGTCGACCTCTGCGACGTCTCGGCCGGCCAGACCACGATCGCTGCCAAGCCTATCTATGGCCGCATGTTCCAGACGCCGTTCTCCGACCGCATCCGCAACGAGGTCGGCATGGCGACGATGGCGGTCGGCAACATCTATGAGCCCGACCACGCCAATTCGATCCTGATGGCCGGCCGCGCCGACCTGGTGGCACTGGCCAGGCCGCATCTCACCGATCCCTATTGGACGCTGCATGCGGCGGTGACCCTCGGCGACCGTGGCGTCAAATGGCCGGATCCCTATCTGCGCGGACGCGACCAGATCTATCGCCTGGCCGAACGCGAAGCAGCGGCGGGGCTGAAGGTATGA
- a CDS encoding SDR family NAD(P)-dependent oxidoreductase: MISGRHALVTGGGSGVGRAIALALAKAGVDVTICGRREEALAEVAKENDRIFGIAADVTDEAEMATLYEKAGAARGPFDIVVANAGMAGSAPAHKASLADWQRTLDVNLTGAFLTVKPALAGMLARKTGRIVFVASTAGLKGYAYVAPYVAAKHGVVGLMRALATETAKSGVTVNAVCPGFVETDMLEESIQRIVEKTGRPADEARASLVATNPQGRFIQPEEVAEAVLWLCSDAARSITGQAISVSGGETW; the protein is encoded by the coding sequence ATGATCTCCGGCAGGCACGCCCTCGTCACCGGCGGCGGTTCCGGCGTTGGCCGCGCCATCGCGCTGGCGCTGGCGAAAGCGGGCGTTGACGTCACCATCTGCGGCCGGCGCGAAGAAGCGCTCGCCGAGGTCGCAAAGGAAAACGACCGCATCTTCGGCATCGCCGCCGATGTCACCGACGAAGCCGAAATGGCGACCCTCTACGAGAAGGCGGGGGCCGCGCGCGGACCGTTCGACATCGTGGTCGCCAATGCCGGCATGGCCGGCAGTGCGCCGGCGCATAAGGCCTCGCTGGCCGACTGGCAGCGCACGCTCGACGTCAACCTCACCGGTGCCTTCCTGACCGTTAAGCCGGCGCTTGCCGGCATGCTGGCGCGGAAGACGGGCCGCATCGTCTTTGTCGCTTCGACGGCCGGCCTGAAAGGCTATGCCTATGTCGCGCCTTATGTCGCCGCCAAGCATGGCGTCGTAGGATTGATGCGGGCCTTGGCCACTGAGACCGCCAAGTCGGGCGTCACCGTGAATGCCGTCTGCCCCGGCTTCGTCGAGACGGACATGCTGGAAGAATCCATCCAGCGTATCGTCGAAAAGACCGGACGCCCCGCCGACGAGGCGCGCGCGAGTCTTGTCGCGACCAACCCGCAAGGGCGTTTCATCCAGCCCGAGGAAGTCGCCGAAGCCGTGCTGTGGCTGTGCAGTGACGCGGCGCGGTCGATCACCGGACAGGCGATCTCGGTCTCGGGGGGCGAGACATGGTAG
- a CDS encoding MarR family transcriptional regulator, whose translation MVAGPTSTGPGKDRLRLWIRLLRASRTIEAELRERLKKEFDTTLPRFDVMAALYRSPEGMLMSDLSRFLLVSNGNVTGIVDRLVSEGLVTRARRNGDRRTSMVRLTEEGSKSFAAIAAAHESWVGELLGTVSEDEARSLTGMLKSFRSNWEGRE comes from the coding sequence ATGGTAGCGGGACCGACGTCCACCGGGCCGGGCAAGGACAGGCTGCGCCTATGGATACGCCTGCTGCGCGCCTCGCGCACCATCGAGGCCGAGCTGCGCGAGCGGCTGAAGAAGGAGTTCGACACCACGCTGCCGCGCTTCGACGTGATGGCGGCGCTCTACCGGTCGCCGGAAGGCATGCTGATGAGCGACCTGTCGCGCTTCCTGCTGGTGTCGAACGGCAATGTGACGGGCATCGTCGACCGGCTGGTCTCGGAAGGGCTGGTGACACGGGCGCGGCGCAACGGCGATCGTCGCACCTCGATGGTGCGGCTGACCGAGGAAGGTTCGAAGTCTTTCGCGGCAATCGCCGCCGCGCATGAAAGCTGGGTCGGCGAGCTGCTCGGCACTGTCAGCGAGGACGAGGCGCGAAGCCTGACCGGCATGCTGAAATCGTTCCGCAGCAATTGGGAGGGACGCGAATGA
- a CDS encoding GntR family transcriptional regulator, whose translation MALGFEPVSGRITVQDGVYQQLRHALMVGSFDPGQVLTIASLAEAFGTSNMPVREALRRLAAENALEISQNGSACVPVVTQARLDDLCRARLAVEGLAAELGAPRLTAAEIATLQRVTDEQQAIGRDGSIYELIAKNQQFHFTIYRASGSDVLFQLIETLWLRFGPYMRLLSNHVAPLMRAGVMEPSGRHVAIIAALKDKDFARAREEVVADITATQQTLRTICPDVPEPRAVDFAAFGKAS comes from the coding sequence GTGGCTCTGGGCTTCGAACCGGTATCGGGACGCATCACCGTCCAGGATGGCGTCTATCAGCAGCTTCGCCATGCCTTGATGGTCGGCAGCTTCGATCCCGGGCAGGTGCTGACCATCGCCTCGCTGGCCGAGGCTTTCGGCACGTCGAACATGCCGGTGCGCGAGGCCTTGCGGCGGCTGGCGGCGGAGAACGCGCTGGAAATCTCGCAAAACGGCTCGGCCTGCGTGCCGGTGGTGACGCAGGCGCGGCTCGACGACCTCTGCCGGGCCCGCCTCGCCGTCGAGGGGCTCGCCGCCGAGCTTGGCGCGCCGCGCCTGACCGCGGCCGAGATCGCCACCCTGCAGAGGGTCACCGACGAGCAGCAGGCGATCGGCCGCGACGGCAGCATCTACGAGCTGATCGCCAAGAACCAGCAGTTCCACTTCACCATCTATCGCGCCTCCGGCTCCGACGTGCTGTTCCAACTGATCGAGACGCTGTGGCTGCGGTTCGGCCCTTACATGCGGCTGTTGTCCAACCATGTCGCGCCGCTGATGCGCGCAGGTGTCATGGAGCCCTCGGGCCGGCACGTCGCGATCATCGCGGCGCTCAAGGACAAGGATTTCGCGCGAGCCCGCGAGGAAGTGGTGGCCGACATCACCGCGACGCAACAGACCCTGCGCACGATCTGCCCGGATGTGCCCGAGCCCCGTGCGGTGGATTTCGCCGCCTTCGGCAAGGCTTCCTGA
- a CDS encoding acyl-CoA dehydrogenase family protein, with protein sequence MPDRTFLDWPFFEDRHRQLAERLDAWCAKNLPVDHHDVDAACRALVAMLGQDGWLKPTALDPDNPAPLDVRALCITRETLARHDGLADFAFAMQGLGTGAISLFGTPDQQRWLEKTRAGEAISAFALSEPRSGSDVANMEMTAVRDGGDYVLSGEKTWISNGGIADVYTVFARTGEAPGAKGISAFVVPANAKGLGVAERLEVIAPHPLARLSFDNVRAPASAMIGKPGDGFRIAMSVLDVFRSTVGAAALGFARRALDESVKRAAERKLFGAPMAELQMVQGHIADMALDVDAAALLIYRAAWTKDMGAARVTREAAMAKLFATDKAQEVIDKAVQLHGGDGVRKGHIVESLYREIRALRIYEGASDVQKVVIARQVMGAA encoded by the coding sequence ATGCCTGACCGCACCTTCCTCGACTGGCCTTTCTTCGAAGACCGCCACCGCCAACTCGCCGAGCGCCTCGACGCCTGGTGCGCGAAAAACCTGCCGGTCGATCATCACGACGTCGACGCCGCCTGCCGCGCGCTGGTGGCGATGCTTGGCCAGGACGGCTGGCTCAAGCCGACCGCGCTCGATCCGGACAATCCCGCACCGCTCGATGTACGCGCGCTCTGCATCACGCGCGAGACGCTGGCGCGCCATGACGGCCTCGCCGATTTCGCCTTTGCCATGCAGGGGCTGGGCACCGGCGCGATCTCGCTCTTCGGCACGCCGGACCAGCAGCGCTGGCTGGAAAAGACGCGGGCCGGCGAGGCGATCTCCGCCTTTGCACTTTCGGAACCGCGCTCAGGCTCGGATGTCGCCAACATGGAGATGACGGCCGTCCGCGACGGCGGCGACTATGTGCTTTCCGGCGAAAAGACCTGGATCTCCAATGGCGGCATCGCCGACGTCTATACCGTCTTTGCACGGACCGGCGAGGCGCCGGGCGCCAAGGGGATTTCCGCCTTCGTCGTGCCCGCCAACGCGAAGGGCCTCGGCGTTGCCGAACGGCTGGAAGTGATTGCCCCGCATCCGCTGGCTAGGCTGTCTTTCGACAATGTGCGCGCTCCTGCGTCCGCCATGATCGGCAAGCCCGGCGATGGTTTCCGCATCGCCATGTCGGTGCTCGACGTCTTCCGCTCGACGGTCGGCGCCGCGGCTCTCGGCTTCGCCCGCCGGGCGCTGGACGAAAGCGTCAAGCGGGCCGCCGAACGAAAACTGTTCGGCGCGCCGATGGCAGAGCTGCAGATGGTGCAGGGCCACATCGCCGACATGGCGCTGGATGTCGACGCCGCCGCGTTGCTCATCTATCGCGCCGCCTGGACCAAGGACATGGGCGCCGCGCGCGTCACACGCGAGGCGGCGATGGCGAAGCTCTTCGCCACCGACAAGGCGCAGGAGGTGATCGACAAGGCGGTGCAGCTGCATGGCGGCGACGGCGTGCGCAAGGGTCACATCGTCGAGAGCCTCTATCGCGAGATCCGGGCGTTGCGCATCTATGAGGGAGCATCGGACGTGCAGAAGGTGGTGATCGCCAGGCAGGTGATGGGTGCGGCGTGA